In Propionispora vibrioides, the sequence CATATGCCATATCACGTCCTGGTATATACTGTTCGTTAAATACAGGAACAACAATAGAAATAAACCCATACGTATATTCCTCCTTCGTTCCATGTCATTAACAAAAATGGCAGGGATTAAAACACCTTCAATCTACCGTCCTTCTCCTTCTGCTAACTTGTTCACTAACTTCCAATTTAGAAAGTATAGTAACTAACTCTAAAATTCCGATGAAAAGCATTACACAGCTCGCCAATGCAACAAAAAAACCCCTTCCCACAGAAGCGGAGAAGGGGGTTGGTCTTGGAAAGGCTAGATCATATCAGTCGAACAACTGTCATATACGTGCTTGCACCACCAAGAAGAGTGGCTGCTCCAAGTAAGCCAAACAACTGGAGTGTTAGCGTATCGCCTGCAGTCAGAGGAACAATAAAGGACGTAAACAAATTAGCTGCCGCAACGGTAGGGGTAACTATCGAAGCCGCTAGCGGTGTGCCGTTCTGCAATACCTGTGAGGAAACCAGCAACGCTGCCGTTGTGGCTACAGCATAGCTAACCAGATATTCTCCCGTTTCCGGTACGGTGAATTCAGTATCCGTACCGTCCACAGTGAACGTGTTCAGGTTCTGATTGTCTGGCAGTGGTACATCGGTACCACCCAACACAACGGCGATAACAGCCGAAGTTGTGTTGGACGCTGACATACTGTCGGTCGTGATCACTTCGCCGGTGGCGCCCGTCGCGCCGGTGGCACCGGTAGCTCCCGTATCGCCGGTCACTCCCGTTACACCGGTAGCTCCTGTGGCACCGGTAGCTCCCGTATCGCCGGTCACTCCCGTTACACCGGTAGCTCCTGTGGCACCGGTAGCTCCTGTGGCACCGGTAGCTCCCGTATCGCCGGTCACTCCCGTTACACCGGTAGCTCCTGTGGCGCCAGTAGCTCCCGTATCGCCGGTCACTCCTGTTACACCCGTCGCTCCTGTATCACCTGTAGGACCCGTTACCCCAGTTGCACCTGTAGCCCCGGTGGCCCCTGTATCGCCAGTAGCTCCTGTTACACCAGTTGCTCCCGTATCGCCGGTCGCTCCCGTATCCCCGGTCGCTCCCGTATCCCCAGTCGCTCCCGTTGCACCGGTTGCTCCTGTATCACCGGTCGCTCCCGTATCCCCAGTCGCTCCTGTATCNNNNNNNNNNNNNNNNNNNNNNNNNNNNNNNNNNNNNNNNNNNNNNNNNNNNNNNNNNNNNNNNNNNNNNNNNNNNNNNNNNNNNNNNNNNNNNNNNNNNNNNNNNNNNNNNNNNNNNNNNNNNNNNNNNNNNNNNNNNNNNNNNNNNNNNNNNNNNNNNNNNNNNNNNNNNNNNNNNNNNNNNNNNNNNNNNNNNNNNNNNNNNNNNNNNNNNNNNNNNNNNNNNNNNNNNNNNNNNNNNNNNNNNNNNNNNNNNNNNNNNNNNNNNNNNNNNNNNNNNNNNNNNNNNNNNNNNNNNNNNNNNNNNNNNNNNNNNNNNNNNNNNNNNNNNNNNNNNNNNNNNNNNNNNNNNNNNNNNNNNNNNNNNNNNNNNNNNNNNNNNNNNNNNNNNNNNNNNNNNNNNNNNNNNNNNNNNNNNNNNNNNNNNNNNNNNNNNNNNNNNNNNNNNNNNNNNNNNNNNNNNNNNNNNNNNNNNNNNNNNNNNNNNNNNNNNNNNNNNNNNNNNNNNNNNNNNNNNNNNNNNNNNNNNNNNNNNNNNNNNNNNNNNNNNNNNNNNNNNNNNNNNNNNNNNNNNNNNNNNNNNNNNNNNNNNNNNNNNNNNNNNNNNNNNNNNNNNNNNNNNNNNNNNNNNNNNNNNNNNNNNNNNNNNNNNNNNNNNNNNNNNNTCCTCAAATACCACATTGGCATTCGCTACAACCGTCCCGCTTGTATTTCTTTCAAGCTGTAACCCTAAGGTGTCCAAAAACTACCCCTCCTCAAAATAATGGTAAAGATGACAATACGCTTGTTGTGTATTGCCGCAGCAAGAAAATCATATATAAAGTATTCGGTCCATATCATACTATGTGACTTTTCCTTACATGTTCCTGCCCGGGCCGGGGAACAGTACAATCCAGTGTTATTGCTATCGTCCCGAAACCTTGCTGCCTTTAAAAAGTCGGTTGATCATAATATCATATGAAACATTATGTAAATTTGTACCTTACCGCTAA encodes:
- a CDS encoding BclA C-terminal domain-containing protein, whose protein sequence is DTGATGDTGATGDTGATGATGATGDTGATGDTGATGDTGATGVTGATGDTGATGATGATGVTGPTGDTGATGVTGVTGDTGATGATGATGVTGVTGDTGATGATGATGATGATGVTGVTGDTGATGATGATGVTGVTGDTGATGATGATGATGEVITTDSMSASNTTSAVIAVVLGGTDVPLPDNQNLNTFTVDGTDTEFTVPETGEYLVSYAVATTAALLVSSQVLQNGTPLAASIVTPTVAAANLFTSFIVPLTAGDTLTLQLFGLLGAATLLGGASTYMTVVRLI